A stretch of Puniceicoccaceae bacterium DNA encodes these proteins:
- a CDS encoding Gfo/Idh/MocA family oxidoreductase: protein MIRVGIVGLGFMGGVHLRHWQALPGVEVVAACDLKPQKSGAVKGNLGGSAQALNLEHLHLYTDAATLYANEQLDAVSITLPTFLHCDASIQALEAGVHVLCEKPMALNLHQCDAMIAAANQAGRHLMVAHCIRFWPAYAWLKQTAVAGTYGRLIAGDFNRIGAAPGWDSGSWFADPEKSGGIGLDLHIHDLDFVSYLCGTPERMQSWCTRSPSSGVAGEVRSVLEFAGGLQIGTLASWLMTPEFGFEMSFRAVFERAVVCYNSREGMGMQVIPADAPAYSPELNSCDGYPLEIQHFRDLISGAATEPVISAVQARNSVRLAIQSTQP, encoded by the coding sequence ATGATCCGTGTCGGGATTGTGGGACTGGGTTTCATGGGAGGTGTTCACCTGCGTCACTGGCAAGCTTTGCCAGGAGTGGAAGTGGTCGCTGCATGCGATCTGAAGCCCCAAAAATCCGGTGCGGTAAAGGGAAATCTTGGAGGTTCGGCGCAAGCACTCAATCTGGAGCATCTCCACCTCTACACCGACGCGGCAACCCTGTATGCAAACGAGCAACTCGACGCCGTCTCCATTACACTTCCCACCTTTCTGCACTGCGACGCAAGTATCCAGGCCCTGGAGGCGGGAGTTCATGTGCTTTGCGAAAAACCAATGGCACTGAATCTCCATCAATGTGATGCCATGATAGCCGCTGCAAATCAGGCGGGGCGGCACCTGATGGTCGCTCACTGTATTCGCTTCTGGCCCGCCTATGCCTGGCTGAAACAAACGGCAGTGGCGGGAACCTACGGACGCTTGATCGCGGGTGATTTCAACCGTATCGGGGCAGCACCCGGATGGGACAGTGGCAGCTGGTTTGCCGACCCTGAAAAGAGCGGTGGTATCGGCTTGGATCTCCACATCCACGATCTCGACTTTGTCAGCTACCTCTGTGGAACCCCGGAACGCATGCAATCCTGGTGCACGCGTTCGCCGTCAAGCGGTGTTGCAGGGGAGGTGCGCTCGGTGCTCGAGTTTGCAGGGGGTCTTCAAATTGGTACACTTGCAAGCTGGTTGATGACTCCGGAGTTTGGATTCGAAATGAGCTTCAGAGCGGTGTTTGAACGCGCGGTGGTCTGTTACAACTCCCGGGAAGGAATGGGGATGCAGGTGATTCCTGCGGATGCACCCGCCTATTCTCCGGAATTGAATTCCTGCGATGGATACCCGCTTGAGATCCAACACTTTCGCGACCTGATTTCAGGTGCGGCAACTGAGCCGGTCATCAGTGCTGTGCAGGCTCGAAATTCTGTTCGTCTCGCCATTCAATCCACTCAGCCATGA
- a CDS encoding sugar phosphate isomerase/epimerase family protein — protein sequence MNTTDIGICTWSVGNDIDRIRNVLTQGGVTRLHLDVSAAARFQDTVANEAWTVSGMMLSFPQEDYSTLERIRKTGGIVPDAHWQHNRLLALDAIQTTAIWRVPFLSFHAGFIDAAHPSTYDCFCSRLTELADASRSAGVKLILETGQETATELKQLLEHLNHPALGVNFDPANMLLYGKGDPIAALEVLAPWVVHVHLKDALPSTDSTQWGIEVPWGEGAVGVQRFFEQLQSIGYAGYAAVEREAGSQREADMLSALQQTRNHLKSVP from the coding sequence ATGAACACAACTGACATCGGAATCTGTACCTGGTCGGTCGGCAATGATATCGACCGCATCCGCAATGTGCTCACACAAGGCGGTGTCACCCGCCTCCATCTCGATGTCTCCGCTGCTGCACGATTCCAGGATACCGTGGCAAATGAAGCATGGACTGTCAGCGGCATGATGCTGAGTTTCCCGCAGGAGGACTACAGTACACTGGAGCGTATTCGCAAGACTGGTGGCATCGTGCCGGATGCACACTGGCAGCACAATCGACTGCTTGCCCTTGATGCGATCCAGACAACCGCAATCTGGCGGGTCCCTTTTCTCTCGTTTCATGCTGGGTTCATTGATGCAGCTCACCCTTCAACTTACGACTGCTTCTGCAGTCGGCTGACAGAACTCGCCGATGCATCCCGGTCCGCTGGAGTAAAGCTCATTCTCGAGACGGGTCAGGAGACGGCAACAGAGTTGAAACAGTTGTTGGAGCACCTCAACCACCCGGCCCTCGGCGTGAACTTCGACCCGGCCAACATGCTGCTCTACGGAAAGGGAGATCCCATCGCCGCACTTGAGGTGCTTGCACCATGGGTGGTACATGTGCACCTGAAGGACGCACTGCCCAGCACCGACTCCACCCAATGGGGAATCGAGGTGCCCTGGGGTGAGGGTGCTGTAGGAGTCCAACGGTTTTTCGAACAACTGCAATCCATCGGCTATGCAGGGTATGCCGCTGTCGAACGGGAAGCCGGAAGCCAGCGCGAGGCTGACATGCTGTCCGCACTTCAGCAAACCCGAAACCATCTGAAATCCGTACCATGA
- a CDS encoding Gfo/Idh/MocA family oxidoreductase, whose translation MNRREFMRSAAASLAALPLFHIRASALSPNSKLQHASFGASGQALADLRSLAKSPYFELRAVAEVDDRMLPEVLQHFPGVRIYKDWRQLLADEADKLDSVNISVPDHMHAIMTVASMQRGLHVYCQKPLAHNISEVRSMEAVARSTGVVTQMGTQLASMIYERQAVQMIQDGWIGPIREVHVFSHKTWGDTESRPPHAHPIPAELDWELWCGVAPKADFVEGYYHPGNWRKRLDYGTGTLGDMGCHIYSGMFRALGLTQPLAVRSLGRQPNATNWAIDEWIEYRFAGNALTAGKELKVTWTDGSLGVPPAIRILTEGILPDQGTVFLGEEGVLLAPHWERAQLFPRERFKDRRPPRLEPRDHYLDFLNASRGESVTPIADFLDYGAPLTEIILLGGIATHFPAQWLEWDAGRMQFVNHPEANTHLSRPYREGWVLEGDLI comes from the coding sequence ATGAATCGACGTGAATTCATGCGCAGTGCTGCAGCGAGCTTAGCCGCACTTCCCCTGTTTCACATTCGCGCTTCTGCGCTATCCCCAAACTCCAAACTGCAGCACGCAAGTTTTGGAGCCTCAGGACAGGCGCTTGCAGACCTGCGAAGTCTGGCAAAAAGTCCGTATTTCGAACTGAGGGCAGTTGCAGAGGTCGATGATCGCATGCTTCCCGAAGTCTTGCAGCATTTCCCCGGTGTGCGCATCTACAAGGATTGGCGACAACTGCTGGCAGATGAGGCAGACAAACTTGACTCCGTTAACATATCGGTCCCCGACCACATGCACGCCATCATGACCGTCGCATCCATGCAGCGCGGGCTGCATGTGTATTGCCAGAAACCCCTGGCACACAACATCTCGGAAGTACGCAGCATGGAGGCAGTGGCCCGAAGTACAGGTGTTGTCACTCAAATGGGTACCCAGCTCGCATCCATGATCTATGAGCGTCAGGCTGTGCAAATGATTCAGGACGGTTGGATCGGTCCGATTCGCGAAGTCCATGTCTTCAGCCACAAGACGTGGGGCGATACCGAATCCCGCCCCCCACACGCCCACCCGATTCCTGCGGAACTTGACTGGGAACTCTGGTGTGGAGTCGCACCCAAGGCAGATTTTGTGGAGGGCTACTATCATCCCGGCAATTGGCGAAAACGTCTGGACTACGGAACAGGCACTCTCGGAGACATGGGTTGCCATATTTACAGTGGCATGTTCCGCGCACTTGGGCTGACTCAACCGCTCGCGGTCCGCAGTCTCGGTCGCCAACCGAACGCCACAAACTGGGCCATCGATGAATGGATTGAGTACCGTTTTGCTGGCAATGCCCTTACTGCGGGAAAGGAACTCAAGGTCACCTGGACGGATGGTTCACTGGGCGTCCCTCCGGCAATCAGAATCCTCACGGAAGGCATTCTTCCGGACCAGGGAACCGTATTTCTCGGTGAAGAGGGGGTGCTGCTTGCACCCCATTGGGAGCGGGCACAACTCTTCCCCCGGGAACGCTTCAAGGATCGCCGCCCACCGCGACTCGAGCCACGGGATCACTATCTGGACTTTCTGAATGCCTCGCGTGGCGAATCCGTCACTCCCATCGCTGATTTTTTGGACTATGGGGCTCCGTTGACTGAAATCATACTGCTGGGAGGCATTGCCACTCATTTCCCAGCCCAATGGCTTGAGTGGGATGCCGGTCGCATGCAGTTTGTGAATCACCCCGAAGCCAATACGCACCTCAGCCGCCCGTACCGGGAAGGGTGGGTTCTGGAAGGAGATCTGATATGA
- a CDS encoding AraC family transcriptional regulator: protein MATCNPTEAFQKELRSGQLQGLFEHLPGVYFVVKNLQGEVVMANHFAANACGLNSTKAMLGKTDFDLFTRERAESYVKDDQQVFTTGTPIIDRVELAPDPNHAIHWFVTTKLPLYGHDGRIIGLACIGRDPSQAHEHLRPHLEMNPVLEYVRRHYAEPLRIADLAKLVNLSPSQFQRRFKRVFGITPAQHLCNVRVRSACHLLMQTHRTIASIALDVGFYDHSHLVRSFRKTLSTTPAAYRSSVSTTFKTVTNNRG from the coding sequence ATGGCAACCTGCAACCCGACCGAAGCGTTTCAAAAGGAGCTGCGCAGCGGACAGCTCCAGGGACTCTTTGAACACCTGCCTGGAGTGTATTTTGTAGTCAAAAATCTTCAGGGCGAAGTTGTGATGGCAAATCACTTTGCGGCAAATGCCTGTGGATTGAACTCCACCAAAGCCATGCTCGGCAAAACCGATTTCGACCTGTTCACACGGGAACGGGCGGAGAGCTACGTGAAAGACGACCAGCAGGTTTTTACTACCGGAACCCCCATCATCGACCGGGTGGAACTGGCACCCGATCCGAACCATGCGATCCACTGGTTTGTGACCACAAAACTCCCCCTTTACGGACACGATGGGCGCATCATCGGCCTTGCCTGCATCGGACGGGATCCCAGCCAGGCCCACGAGCACCTGCGCCCACATCTGGAAATGAACCCGGTACTCGAATACGTGCGCCGCCACTATGCCGAACCCCTGCGCATCGCTGATTTGGCAAAACTCGTCAACCTCTCTCCGAGTCAATTCCAGCGACGTTTCAAACGTGTATTCGGAATCACACCAGCTCAGCATCTCTGCAACGTTCGCGTCCGCTCAGCATGCCACCTTCTGATGCAGACTCACCGCACGATTGCCAGCATTGCACTGGATGTGGGGTTTTACGACCACAGTCATCTCGTTCGCAGTTTTCGAAAGACCCTTTCCACCACACCTGCAGCTTACCGGAGCAGTGTCAGCACCACTTTCAAAACTGTAACCAACAACAGGGGATGA